A genomic window from Winogradskyella sp. J14-2 includes:
- a CDS encoding sensor histidine kinase, whose product MAIRLNRNVFRWVIIASSFIIISLILWNTYSFFQKFKAEERVKIKTWSVAQNNFLRSIDDLEAEVDPVTTYVLTETTTSTPMLVIDKHGKVNNHINLNEEKLKDPIYISYLIKKFSSENDPIEVIIKDEVFLTIYYGNSPLLKKIGYYPLALLLIILLFASVVYFFYKSTKTAEQNKLWTGMAKETAHQIGTPLSSLVGWTEILKTENVKPDYIAEIEKDIDRLQTITDRFSKIGSAPTLETLDVVAVTIASYEYLKSRSSKLINFEIEHPDTEISVNLNAQLYSWTIENLVKNAIDAMKGKGDLKLSISQIEKQVYVNISDTGKGIPKQLFTKIFEPGYTTKKRGWGLGLSLAKRIIEDYHKGKIKVIQSEIGKGTTIQICLKTV is encoded by the coding sequence ATGGCCATTAGATTAAATCGTAATGTCTTCCGTTGGGTAATTATAGCCTCATCCTTTATTATTATATCGCTCATTCTCTGGAATACGTATTCCTTTTTTCAAAAATTTAAGGCTGAAGAACGCGTAAAAATTAAAACTTGGTCTGTTGCTCAAAATAATTTTTTAAGAAGTATAGATGACTTAGAGGCAGAGGTAGATCCTGTAACCACATATGTGCTTACGGAGACTACGACTAGTACTCCAATGTTAGTCATAGACAAACATGGTAAAGTTAATAATCATATAAATCTTAATGAAGAAAAACTCAAAGACCCAATCTACATTAGCTATTTAATAAAGAAATTCTCAAGTGAAAATGACCCTATAGAAGTAATAATAAAAGACGAAGTCTTTCTTACTATATATTATGGCAACTCTCCTCTTCTTAAAAAAATAGGATATTATCCACTAGCTTTATTACTCATTATTTTGCTATTCGCTTCTGTTGTTTACTTTTTTTACAAAAGCACCAAAACTGCTGAACAAAATAAACTCTGGACAGGCATGGCAAAAGAAACTGCACACCAAATCGGCACTCCATTATCGTCACTTGTGGGGTGGACAGAAATTTTGAAAACCGAAAATGTAAAACCAGATTACATTGCAGAAATTGAAAAAGACATCGATCGCTTACAAACCATTACAGATCGGTTTAGTAAAATTGGTTCTGCACCAACTTTAGAAACTTTAGATGTAGTCGCCGTAACTATAGCTTCTTATGAATATTTAAAGTCTAGATCTTCAAAGCTCATTAATTTTGAAATAGAACATCCTGACACTGAAATTTCTGTAAATTTAAATGCACAATTATACAGTTGGACGATTGAAAATTTAGTAAAAAATGCCATTGATGCCATGAAAGGTAAAGGCGACTTAAAACTAAGTATTTCTCAAATTGAAAAGCAAGTATATGTAAATATTTCTGACACTGGCAAAGGAATCCCTAAACAATTGTTTACTAAAATTTTTGAACCTGGTTACACCACAAAAAAACGTGGTTGGGGACTTGGCTTATCGTTAGCCAAACGTATCATTGAAGATTATCATAAAGGAAAAATAAAAGTGATTCAGTCTGAAATTGGTAAAGGCACTACCATACAGATTTGCTTAAAAACTGTATAA
- a CDS encoding HIT family protein has translation MATLFTKIINGEIPSYKVAETEDFYAFLDINPNSKGHTLCIPKKEVDKIFDLDEATYMGLMQFSRRVALAIEKVIPCQRVGMSVIGLEVPHVHVHLIPLHTMENARFTHKEKLTSEEFETIAKKIADNFS, from the coding sequence ATGGCCACACTGTTTACAAAAATTATTAATGGAGAGATTCCGTCTTATAAAGTTGCAGAAACAGAAGACTTTTATGCGTTTTTAGATATTAATCCCAACTCAAAAGGCCACACCCTTTGCATTCCTAAAAAAGAAGTTGATAAAATTTTTGACTTGGACGAGGCAACTTACATGGGTCTAATGCAGTTTTCTAGACGGGTAGCACTGGCTATAGAAAAGGTAATTCCTTGCCAGCGTGTAGGCATGTCTGTTATTGGTCTAGAAGTGCCTCATGTACATGTACATTTAATACCGCTTCATACTATGGAAAACGCACGTTTTACCCATAAAGAAAAATTGACTTCAGAAGAATTTGAAACTATAGCCAAAAAAATAGCCGATAACTTTAGCTAA